In the Primulina eburnea isolate SZY01 chromosome 15, ASM2296580v1, whole genome shotgun sequence genome, TCATATCTTACCCCCAACAATATTTTTCGATAACAAGATAGGTAGGCACTTGGACCTCAcgctaaattattacattatatATCAAATTAGATACTAACAATATCAGGGCTTCGTACAAGAGTCGACCATCCACAAGCAAAACGCAAAGTCTCCCCACTCCCCCACCAACCCACCCACTAAATAAAAGCAGGGAGGGAGAACCATATTATGATACCTTTTCAAATTTATCAACTCCATTACAAAGCACTTCCGACCATTTTTGTATACTTCAACATCGCCATCATATCGAGCTTGAGAATGCCATAACATATAGAAGACTTATAGGAAGAGGTAGTGGGACAAAAGTGCAACAAAATCAAAATTGTGGCATCCGACTTTGATAAGCAAATAGACACAGAAAGAGATGTATGTATAGTGGGAGTGAGGTCTGATGGGAGTTATTATAGGCACGCGCAATGACTTGTAGGATTATGAGGGGGCAGGTGGCTCAGGTTTGACAAGGGTGGAGTCATCAGATTGATTAGTGGGATAGATAAGGGATGCAAGTGATATAGGCATGATACAAAGTGATTTGGATTGAAGGAATTGCATTGCAGCCCCCACGTCTTCCTCCATGAGTTTAGCTACCTCGTTTTCTGTTTCCTCATTCGACCACTTCTCCCACACCTGCTGGTTAGATCCTATTTCACTCGTTTCACCCTGAAAGTAACAAAcagaaaaataaatattgtatAATGACCTTTGCAAGCATGTTCATGTGACCAGTTGAAGTATTTTTAGTTACCTCCATGGATTGTAGTGGAATGTCAGCAACAAGTTGTGCTACTGCACCAGCCCCACCTAGCCTACTCATGCTTAAAACCTGTTAGAATTTTAAGCTCGATAAAACTGCCTTCTCCTATTTGGGACTCATGAGGACTTGTAGAGCGTAATATATGGAATGTCACAAGAACAAGTCATGtcacataataataatatcataaacaCGGAGAATCTTCTTGCACAATATTATGCGAACAAAGAGCTAGTTTAAAACCTTCAAATATTCTTAGCACAAGCCAAAAATATAGAGACCACAGGGTCACCTTATTTGTATTAAGAAAAGGTCCCGCTGTTTTGAACAGCAAATATTTCATTAAACAATAAATTGAATAGTTCCAGCCTTTGTTTATCCTTGGTAGAGTGAGTCTACTAGGCGAACTGGTAGGACTAGTTTAGAAACTAAGGAGAACGGCATGGGTCGCTAGGTCCGAGTCAGAAATGCGATCAAAATTCTCCCCAAGTAGGATTTGAAACTACGACCAGTCAATTAACAGCCGACCGCTCTATCACTGAGCTACTGATGAACAATGGAGTTAAGAAAGTTGATTCTCGTTCTTTGGACCAACGTATGACAAAAAGGACTTCATCACTCTTTTTCACATACACCAACCGGGAGAAAAGGTCATGAAGAAATCCCCAACTCCATTATACAAATGCTAAATCCTCGAATATAATCAACTCCATCAGTAGAAAAACAAATGAAGTGCAATGAGGTGGACATAAGCCAAGACATTGAAAAAACATCAACACTTGACAGAAATATCAATCAACAAATGTTAAGAACAAACTAACATACAAGCATGATTCAAAGACGCCTAGAAAACAAAAAAACTACCCTTAGAAGAAAAGGTATTATAGTCTAAAAAGTCCTGTGCAATGGCACAAGCATACAATAGAAAGCAACACTTGCAAACTAACGAAAAGTTAACCACTGAAGAATAGGAAATCTGGTTATGAAAACATGAATTTTCTTACCTTGACTTGGAGCCTCAAAAACTTCACATAGTCAAGTATCTCATCAAGCATAGCAGCCCTATCTGTCTGCAAAACGAGAGGAGAAAAGAGATAACAAACTTCATATGATAGGCGTATATTTTAACCCAAGTAGATAAAAGACTTGTGGCAAATATGAAGATCATGCACCTTGTTGCAGCTGGGAACAAGTTCTTGCAATGCCTTGATTCGTTCTGATATCCTTTCTCTACGCAGCTGTATCAAGAAATATTAACTTTACTGTAATATATTAGCATCGATTTGAAGAATCACAAATTTCTTCATCAGAATATCATACTTTATAGCTcgtttatataaatataatagcTCGTTTAAATAAATATACCCGTTCAGCGATGCTATGAGGATCAGTTGCTTGCCCTCTTCGTGCACGAACTCTTGGCCTAATTCCAGGGGCATGTGGAACAGTGATTGCAGTGCTCGGCGTAAGTTGCCCTTGAAAAGCCTGAGAAGTATAGCAGACTTATTATATTTTGGCATCTAGCGTGATATCATCGATTTAACAAATAATGCCTCTGTTTTGGAAAAGCAAATACAAAGAGTAAAGTGGAGAAACAGTTACCCACATTGATCACATATATTACTTCTGTTCAAAAATTGCAAACAGGCCTTATTTACTTCACTCAAAAACTGAAAATTCCTGTGAACGTAGAGGAATTCAAAACTACACAAGTCATCACGAGACTAATCAAACACGCTTAGCATACTAGCCTCAAACCTTATCCTGTCATATAATATAAACGCGTTAGAAACCACTCGCTCAGCGGAACAACTACGTTTAGGAGTGCACTGAATTACtgaaataacataattttagTTCCACGCGGttaaaaaattaagaatttgcACCTTCATCAGATTATCAAATTACCAAACTAGCTAATATACAGTCCTGCCACCGAAATAGCCTGATTTTAGTTTAACCTGgtaaaaaataaagaatttgCATCTCAACCAAATGCATCAACCTACCAAACTAACTTATAACGATTCCTGCTATCTCCAGACAATAACCACCACCCATGCTTggtaattcaaaaataaataaataaataataattagaaAAGTCACGCCTAAATCAGTTAGCTGCAACAAACGgcacaaaattaaccttatacAAGATATCGATACATTTACTGTACGACCTGCTGAACCTGAGGCACGGGGTGGCGGATTGCATGGCCCTGTAAATGGTTAAAGG is a window encoding:
- the LOC140814046 gene encoding transcription factor UNE12-like isoform X1 — protein: MTTNPPDGYAADDFLEQILSIPSYTGLAGADSGNSSETASLNHSVSHLGSAAAVGSGLHNHTLFPLGLSLDNGHEAVSYCGGFTVKPEREAVNNNIGSLYPAFNHLQGHAIRHPVPQVQQAFQGQLTPSTAITVPHAPGIRPRVRARRGQATDPHSIAERLRRERISERIKALQELVPSCNKTDRAAMLDEILDYVKFLRLQVKVLSMSRLGGAGAVAQLVADIPLQSMEGETSEIGSNQQVWEKWSNEETENEVAKLMEEDVGAAMQFLQSKSLCIMPISLASLIYPTNQSDDSTLVKPEPPAPS
- the LOC140814046 gene encoding transcription factor UNE12-like isoform X2, whose translation is MTTNPPDGYAADDFLEQILSIPSYTGLAGADSGNSSETASLNHSVSHLGSAAAVGSGLHNHTLFPLGLSLDNGHEAEREAVNNNIGSLYPAFNHLQGHAIRHPVPQVQQAFQGQLTPSTAITVPHAPGIRPRVRARRGQATDPHSIAERLRRERISERIKALQELVPSCNKTDRAAMLDEILDYVKFLRLQVKVLSMSRLGGAGAVAQLVADIPLQSMEGETSEIGSNQQVWEKWSNEETENEVAKLMEEDVGAAMQFLQSKSLCIMPISLASLIYPTNQSDDSTLVKPEPPAPS